Genomic segment of Streptococcus australis:
GGTCAAGCTAGATCGTAATGATAAAAAGACCAAAATTAAGCTACAGGACGAGTTTGTTAGATTGTCTGGTGCTTATGATAGTCAGCTTACTTATCCAGCTTATACAAGGGATATTTTATCAGAAATCGTGAGATTGACAGGTATCACGACAGATACTAATATCCAATTAGTAAATGATCAAGTTGCGAAGAAACTAGAAAAAACAAGTTATCGTGAGGCGTTAGTTTATTTAGCGCAATTATCAGGAAGTTTCGTCAGATTTAATCGTAATGGGAAGCTTGATTTTATCAAGCTAAAGACAACATCAAGACATATCACAAAAGATATGTATAAGCCAGGTGGATTAGAACGTGACGAGATACCTTACAGGTTGAAAGGTATTGAGTGTAAGTCTGCTGATAAGGTTGTGTATAAATCAGGATTGTCCACAGGTAATATCATGAAGTTAAAAAATCCATGGGTTACACAAGAAATTCTGGATCGTGTCTTCAATGAATACCGTGATTTTAACTTTTATCCATATACATTGTCCTGGCGTGGTGATATGGCCATGGAATCCGGTGACTGGGTTACAGTACACTGGGATGAAAATATCTATTTTGATATTCCAATGCTGTCCTACAAACTTTCGTTTGATGGTGGTTTATCTGCCCATAGTAGTGGAAATGCTGCTGGAGCTGCACAAAGTACTTATAAATATAAGGGGTCCATGCAACGTCAAATAGAGTATTTGGACGAACTTATCACTAAACAAGGTAGTATGTACCTTGATACATCAAGCCCTACCAAACCAAAAAATGGAGATATATGGTTTAAACCTAATGGTGGTTATGTTGAAATGTGGGAGCGTGTAGAAGGTTCGTGGGTTAAAAAAGCAGACAGCGCTAATGTCGGAGAAATTGTCAATACGATAACCACGGATGAATTGCTAGCAAAAAAAGTCTCTGCAGCAATTGGTAATTACATTACGTTAAATGCCAAAAATATAACTGCTGGAGATCTGGATTTAGCACGTTTGCGAATCATGAATGGTTTGCAAGAGATTGTTTCCGTACGTGACGGCAAAGTTGTGATGAATATTGATAATCTCACAATAAACTCTAAAGACGTAGCAACGAAAGAAGATCTAAAAAAAATTGAACTGACTCCTGGACCAAAAGGGGAACGTGGGCAACAGGGGGTGCCTGGTGTCCAAGGTTTGCAAGGCCCGAAAGGCGACCAAGGTATCCCAGGAAAAACTGGAGCTGACGGACGCACTCCATACTTGCATAGAGCTTGGGCTAATTCTGCTGACGGTCGTGATGGTTTTAGTACAACAGATAGCACAAATAAGCGCTATTTAGGTACTTACACTGATTTCACTGAGGCAGACAGTCAGAATCCTGCACAGTATAAGTGGACCGCTCTCTTTGAGAATGTAGAGATTGGTGGAAGAAATCTCTTTCTTAATTCACTATTCAAACGTAGTCTAAGAGAACGATACTCAACTTACTTTTTAGATGATAGTCAGGAGCAAACGCAAGGACAGCTCACTTTGAGCATAGATACTAATATCAAATTCAGAGGAGCTAATACTTTAAAAATTGTATCTACTTATAACGGTAAGGCGACTAATCAAAAAGTTACGTTTAGAACCGGTGGGGATACACGTTTGGGCACCGTTGACGAGATGAAAAATAAAGCTGTTAGGTTTAGTTTTTGGGCAAAATCTACTGTCAATAATACGAATTTTCAAGCTAGGGCAGGATATCGGAACGCCGTGGAAGGTGTCTCGTTGACCACCGATTGGAAATTTTATGACATTGAGTTAACGAAAAAAGAAAACTCAAATGCAACTAATGAGCTGATTTTACACATATTTACCGCTGCTACTGTTTGGATTGCCTTTCCAAAAGTAGAGGTAGGAACAGTCTCTACAGACTTTTCAGAAGCTACTGAAGATATCCAGAATGACATCAACTCCAAGGCTGACCAATCACTGACTCAAGAGCAATTAAATGCTCTAGCTGAAAAAGCTCAACTTCATGATGTAGAATTAAAAGCTAAAGCGACAATGGATCAGTTCAGTGATTTAGAAAAAGCCTATAATGCTTTTGTAAAATCAAATGCAGAAAGCCAAAAAAAATCTGAATCTGATTTAATCGAAGCGGGCAGAAGAATTGAGTTTTTATCAATAGAATTTGGTGGCTTGAAGGAGATGAAAAAGTTCATCGATACCTATATGAGCGCTTCAAATGAGGGGCTCATCATTGGAAAGAACGATGCTAGTTCATCAATCAAAGTCAGTCATGATAGGATTTCTATGTTTTCTGCAGGTAAGGAAGTAATGTATATTTCGCAAGGTGTGATTCATATCGACAACGGTATTTTCACCGCGTCAGTTCAAATCGGACGCTTTAGAACAGAACAGTATTATCTTGACAAAGATGTGAATGTTATTCGATATGTAGGAGGTTAAAAAGAGGAAAATGACTAAATTTATCAATTCTAGTGGCCCATTGCATTTGAACCTTTACGTCGAACAAGTTAGTCAGGACATTACTAATAACTCTTCGAAAGTAAGGTGGCGGGCTACTATCGACCGCGATGGAGCTTATAGAACATGGACTTATGGAAATATCAGTAACCTTTCTGTCTGGTTAAATGGCGCAAGTGTTCATAGCAGTCACCCGGATTACGATACGTCCGGAGAAGAGGTAACGCTCGCAAGTGGAGAGGTTACAATCCCTCATGACAGTGACGGGACAAAGACTATGTCTGTCTGGGCATCTTTTGACCCCAATAACGGAGTTCATGGCAACATTACAATTTCGACGAATTATACATTCGACAAAATTTCTAGGTCTTCACAAATTTCAAGCTTAGAAGGAAATCGAAATTTAGGCTCACTTCATACCGTTATATTCAATCGAAAAGTTAACTCGTTTACTCATCAAGTCTGGTATAGAGTTTTTGGAAGCGAATGGATTGACCTAGGGAAGAACCATGGGACAAGTGTATCCTTTACCCCATCTTTAGATCTTGCTCGACACTTACCTAAATCTAGTTCCGGGCTAATGGACATCTGTGTTCGAACATATAATGGGTCTACCCAAATTGGAAGCGATGTGTACTCTAATGGCTGGCACTTTAAAATCCCAGACAGTGT
This window contains:
- a CDS encoding collagen-like triple helix repeat-containing protein translates to MLEVTSDYIKAIENHLRVFEANFDLNGKRYTKTKIASATYDSSIGNSNDFTIGGGYINSLEIEIKEIIEGLQEMMPATMSVAIAGKTVPLGKFFVTEVKLDRNDKKTKIKLQDEFVRLSGAYDSQLTYPAYTRDILSEIVRLTGITTDTNIQLVNDQVAKKLEKTSYREALVYLAQLSGSFVRFNRNGKLDFIKLKTTSRHITKDMYKPGGLERDEIPYRLKGIECKSADKVVYKSGLSTGNIMKLKNPWVTQEILDRVFNEYRDFNFYPYTLSWRGDMAMESGDWVTVHWDENIYFDIPMLSYKLSFDGGLSAHSSGNAAGAAQSTYKYKGSMQRQIEYLDELITKQGSMYLDTSSPTKPKNGDIWFKPNGGYVEMWERVEGSWVKKADSANVGEIVNTITTDELLAKKVSAAIGNYITLNAKNITAGDLDLARLRIMNGLQEIVSVRDGKVVMNIDNLTINSKDVATKEDLKKIELTPGPKGERGQQGVPGVQGLQGPKGDQGIPGKTGADGRTPYLHRAWANSADGRDGFSTTDSTNKRYLGTYTDFTEADSQNPAQYKWTALFENVEIGGRNLFLNSLFKRSLRERYSTYFLDDSQEQTQGQLTLSIDTNIKFRGANTLKIVSTYNGKATNQKVTFRTGGDTRLGTVDEMKNKAVRFSFWAKSTVNNTNFQARAGYRNAVEGVSLTTDWKFYDIELTKKENSNATNELILHIFTAATVWIAFPKVEVGTVSTDFSEATEDIQNDINSKADQSLTQEQLNALAEKAQLHDVELKAKATMDQFSDLEKAYNAFVKSNAESQKKSESDLIEAGRRIEFLSIEFGGLKEMKKFIDTYMSASNEGLIIGKNDASSSIKVSHDRISMFSAGKEVMYISQGVIHIDNGIFTASVQIGRFRTEQYYLDKDVNVIRYVGG